Proteins encoded in a region of the Uloborus diversus isolate 005 chromosome 1, Udiv.v.3.1, whole genome shotgun sequence genome:
- the LOC129230822 gene encoding putative Ras-related protein Rab-33: MSNVSSPSSTDGYSVSYEKQKRIFKIIVIGDSNVGKTCLTYRFCGGKFPLRTEATIGVDFRERQVIVDDEPIKLQLWDTAGQERFRKSMIPHYYRNVHAVVFVYDVTKMVSFQNLSHWIGEFNMYQGQCADIPKILVGNKCDCKSTIAVSTNMAQKFADSHDMPLFETSATDDNEADHVDAIFMTLAHKLKNHKPMMTPSSSRSFSSRNSRPALQLDYKKYGESESDSNKFGCC, from the exons ATGAGCAATGTATCCTCACCGAGTAGCACTGATGGGTATTCTGTTTCATATGAAAAGCAGAAGAGAATATTCAAGATAATTGTTATTGGTGATTCCAATGTTGGAAAAACTTGCTTAACATACAGGTTCTGTGGTGGAAAGTTTCCTTTGCGAACAGAAGCTACTATTGGAGTTGATTTTCGAGAAAGACAAGTTATTGTTGATGATGAACCAATAAAg CTGCAACTCTGGGACACTGCTGGTCAGGAACGCTTTCGAAAAAGCATGATTCCCCATTACTATCGAAATGTACATGCCGTAGTTTTTGTCTATGATGTAACGAAAATGGTTTCTTTCCAAAATCTCTCTCACTGGATTGGTGAATTCAATATGTATCAAGGTCAGTGTGCAGATATTCCAAAAATATTAGTTGGGAATAAATGTGACTGCAAATCTACTATAGCTGTAAGTACTAATATGGCACAGAAGTTTGCAGATAGTCATGACATGCCGTTGTTTGAAACTTCTGCTACCGATGATAATGAAGCAGATCACGTTGATGCTATTTTCATGACTTTAGCTCATAAACTGAAAAATCACAAACCAATGATGACACCTAGTTCATCAAGAAGTTTTAGCAGTAGGAATTCAAGACCAGCTCTGCAATTAGATTACAAAAAATATGGAGAAAGTGAATCTGATTCCAACAAATTTGGCTGTTGCTAG